The Desulfuromonas versatilis genome has a segment encoding these proteins:
- a CDS encoding HlyD family secretion protein, translating to MAIRSLGIGQPLLALAWALAALFSGCTEPPADYFQGYAEGEYVLVASPLAGQLETLAVARGARVERGTALFALEREQEQAALRAAEQEEVRAESRLEDLRKGQRPSELEALRARQVQARAALELSLKEFDRRQELFEQRVISGEELDRAAADLRRNRAAVAELQAELETARLGSRRDAVEAGRAELEAARARLDEARWAWLQKNQAAPQAALVFDTLFEPGEFVPAGYPVVSLLPPGNIKLRFFVPEPVVGTLRLGLPLAVSFDGSGGALPATISFISPQVEYTPPVIYSRETRAKLVFLVEARPDPGVAGRFHPGQPVEVRLEGGHE from the coding sequence ATGGCCATCCGATCATTGGGGATTGGACAGCCCCTGCTGGCTCTGGCATGGGCTCTTGCGGCCCTGTTCTCAGGGTGCACCGAGCCGCCGGCAGATTATTTCCAAGGCTACGCAGAGGGTGAGTACGTCCTGGTGGCCTCGCCCCTGGCCGGGCAGCTGGAAACCCTGGCGGTGGCCCGCGGCGCCCGGGTGGAGCGGGGGACTGCCCTGTTCGCCCTCGAGCGCGAACAGGAGCAGGCAGCGCTCAGGGCGGCCGAGCAGGAGGAGGTCCGCGCCGAAAGCCGCCTGGAGGACCTGCGCAAGGGGCAGCGGCCGAGCGAGCTGGAGGCGCTCCGCGCCCGGCAGGTCCAGGCCCGGGCCGCTCTGGAGCTTTCGCTCAAGGAATTCGACCGGCGCCAAGAGCTGTTTGAGCAACGGGTCATCTCCGGCGAGGAACTCGACCGGGCCGCGGCCGACCTGCGCCGTAACCGGGCGGCAGTGGCCGAGCTGCAGGCCGAGTTGGAAACCGCCCGGCTCGGCTCGCGCCGCGACGCCGTGGAGGCGGGGCGGGCCGAGCTGGAGGCGGCCCGGGCGCGGCTCGACGAGGCCCGCTGGGCCTGGCTGCAGAAAAACCAGGCCGCCCCGCAGGCGGCCCTGGTCTTCGACACCCTGTTCGAGCCCGGCGAGTTCGTGCCCGCCGGCTACCCGGTGGTCAGCCTGCTGCCGCCGGGGAACATCAAGCTGCGCTTCTTCGTCCCCGAGCCGGTGGTCGGCACCCTGCGGCTCGGCCTGCCGCTGGCGGTCTCTTTCGACGGCAGCGGTGGGGCGCTTCCCGCGACCATCAGCTTCATCTCTCCCCAGGTCGAATACACCCCGCCGGTCATCTACAGCCGCGAAACCCGCGCCAAGCTGGTGTTTCTGGTCGAGGCCCGCCCCGACCCGGGCGTCGCCGGGCGCTTCCACCCCGGCCAGCCCGTCGAGGTGCGCCTGGAGGGCGGCCATGAGTGA
- a CDS encoding lysophospholipid acyltransferase family protein, giving the protein MSGTLRQAPAARLLSLTLVLVLKALQQSWRVEGIGLERFDALLARGERVMVAFWHGKYLPLFTLLQGRRGCIFASCSFRGEIICGICRHLGYECVQIPEGGGDRTLALMLEVLSGRQVAALAVDGPRGPYHQVHRGAILLAAQLGMTLLPASFAANRRTILTIRWDRMEIPLPFSRLGLAFGEPLRIPRELGGLSFQEWQARLHNDLEEAERRANSILAAK; this is encoded by the coding sequence ATGAGCGGAACCCTCCGCCAAGCGCCGGCCGCCCGCCTGCTCAGCCTGACCTTGGTCCTGGTGCTCAAGGCCCTGCAGCAGAGTTGGCGCGTCGAGGGCATCGGACTGGAGCGTTTCGACGCGCTGCTGGCGCGGGGCGAGCGGGTGATGGTCGCCTTCTGGCACGGCAAATACCTCCCCCTGTTCACCCTGCTGCAGGGGCGCAGAGGCTGCATCTTCGCCAGCTGCTCCTTTCGCGGGGAGATCATCTGCGGCATCTGCCGGCATCTCGGCTACGAGTGCGTCCAAATCCCCGAGGGGGGCGGCGACCGGACGCTTGCCCTGATGCTCGAGGTCCTGAGCGGCCGCCAGGTCGCGGCCCTCGCCGTCGACGGACCCCGCGGCCCCTATCACCAGGTGCACCGGGGGGCCATCCTGCTCGCCGCGCAACTCGGCATGACCCTGCTTCCCGCTTCCTTTGCCGCCAACCGCAGGACGATCCTGACCATCCGCTGGGACCGGATGGAAATCCCGCTCCCCTTCAGCCGGCTCGGCCTGGCCTTCGGCGAACCGCTCCGGATCCCCCGGGAACTGGGCGGCCTGTCCTTCCAGGAGTGGCAGGCACGCCTGCATAATGACCTTGAAGAGGCCGAACGCCGGGCGAACTCCATCCTCGCGGCCAAGTAA
- a CDS encoding glycosyltransferase has protein sequence MNILMFTNTYAPHVGGVARSVQGFSREFRRLGHRVLVVAPRFEGTPANEANVVRLPAIQHFSGSDFSVPVPLPGRVRQALRSLQPQLIHSHHPFLLGDTALRIAAARALPAVFTHHTLYERYTHYLPGDSPRLRRFTIDLVSGYCNLCDAVIAPSRSLAELLRQRGVLTPIEVIPTGVDLGTYTPGEGGSVRQRLGIPNQAFVVGHVGRLAEEKNPLFLARATVRFMLGEPHARLLLAGAGPAREAMIRIFTEQGLGKRLHLLGNLEPAALVETYRAMDVFAFASQSETQGMVLTEAMATGTPVVAVDGPGVREVVRDRCNGRLLTRLEECGFAEALAWVAGRTGEQREMLRQEALETARGFAMEQTARKVLGLYQRLIAEGPRSRETEAGHWATARRYFGKEWKLLRNLAHAAEDALRSEGSAAEAKP, from the coding sequence ATGAACATCCTCATGTTCACCAACACCTACGCCCCCCACGTCGGCGGGGTGGCGCGCAGCGTTCAGGGGTTTTCCCGGGAATTCCGCCGCCTGGGCCACCGGGTGCTGGTCGTTGCCCCCAGGTTCGAGGGGACGCCGGCAAATGAAGCCAACGTGGTGCGCCTGCCGGCCATCCAGCATTTTTCCGGCAGCGACTTCTCGGTGCCGGTTCCGCTCCCGGGTCGGGTGAGGCAGGCCCTGCGGTCGCTGCAGCCGCAGCTGATCCACTCCCACCACCCCTTTCTGCTCGGCGACACCGCCCTGCGGATCGCCGCCGCCCGCGCCCTCCCCGCGGTCTTCACCCACCACACCCTCTATGAACGCTACACCCATTACCTGCCGGGCGATTCGCCGCGCCTGCGCCGCTTCACCATCGACCTGGTCAGCGGCTACTGCAACCTCTGCGACGCGGTCATCGCCCCGAGCCGCTCGCTGGCCGAGCTGCTGCGGCAAAGAGGGGTGCTCACCCCCATCGAGGTGATCCCCACCGGGGTCGACCTGGGCACCTATACCCCGGGCGAGGGGGGCTCCGTAAGGCAGAGACTGGGCATCCCCAACCAGGCCTTCGTGGTCGGGCACGTGGGGCGGCTCGCCGAGGAGAAGAACCCCCTGTTTCTGGCCCGCGCCACCGTCCGCTTCATGTTGGGCGAGCCTCACGCCCGCCTGCTGCTGGCCGGCGCGGGCCCGGCCCGCGAGGCCATGATCCGGATCTTTACCGAGCAGGGCCTGGGGAAGCGGTTGCACCTGCTCGGCAACCTGGAACCCGCGGCCCTGGTGGAGACTTACCGGGCCATGGACGTGTTCGCCTTCGCCTCGCAGAGCGAAACCCAGGGGATGGTACTGACCGAGGCCATGGCCACCGGCACCCCGGTGGTGGCGGTGGACGGGCCCGGGGTGCGCGAGGTGGTGCGTGACCGCTGCAACGGCCGACTGCTGACCCGACTGGAGGAGTGTGGCTTCGCCGAGGCCCTGGCATGGGTTGCCGGGAGAACCGGCGAGCAGCGGGAAATGCTGCGCCAGGAAGCCCTGGAAACGGCACGGGGTTTTGCCATGGAACAGACCGCGCGAAAGGTGCTGGGGCTTTACCAGCGGCTGATCGCCGAAGGGCCGCGCAGCCGGGAGACCGAGGCCGGGCACTGGGCCACGGCCCGGCGCTATTTCGGGAAGGAGTGGAAACTTCTGCGCAACCTCGCCCACGCCGCCGAGGATGCCCTGCGCAGCGAAGGCTCCGCGGCCGAGGCCAAGCCATGA
- the tkt gene encoding transketolase gives MVEQADSGHPGMPLGAAPMAYVLWTRHLRCNPKNPAWPDRDRFILSAGHGSALLYALLHLSGYELSLEELKRFRQWESLTPGHPERGETPGVEVTTGPLGQGFANGVGMAIAERYLAARFNRPGFEVVGHHTYGICSDGDLMEGIAAEAASLAGHLGLGRLIFLYDDNHISLAADTRLSFTEDVGRRFEAYGWQVLRVADGNDLSAIDRALAEARRENARPSLVMVSTHIGFGSPRFQDRFEAHGAPLGAEEVRATKRNLGWPEEPPFHLPEELIAQFRQAVERGAKLEAAWAAMMHEYDDRWPDLREKWGRAIRGELPPGWDRDIPRFAADHKPIATRSAGGQVLNAIAPRVFNLIGGSADLDPSTKTALKGRGCFQRPGCGSDSLQGAEKGEWGYAGANIAFGVREHAMGGILNGMAAHGGIIPFGSTFLIFSDYLRPALRLAALSRLAVKYVFTHDSTAVGEDGPTHQPIEQLASFRAMPNLTVIRPADANEVAEAWKVAMQIDDGPVLLVMSRQNLPVLDRSQLAPAVGLRRGGYVLADPPQGSPELILIATGSEVHPALAAWRQLIAEGRRVRLVGMPSCELFDKQSREYRDRVLPPQVTARLAVEAGASLGWYRYVGLQGEVVGLDRFGASAPGEVTLAQFGFTAENILRRALGMLG, from the coding sequence ATGGTCGAGCAGGCCGATTCGGGGCACCCCGGGATGCCCCTGGGGGCCGCCCCCATGGCCTACGTGCTCTGGACCCGGCACCTGCGCTGCAATCCGAAAAACCCCGCCTGGCCCGACCGCGACCGCTTCATCCTCTCCGCCGGCCACGGCTCGGCGCTGCTCTACGCCCTGCTGCACCTGAGTGGTTACGAGCTTTCCCTGGAAGAGCTCAAGCGCTTCCGCCAGTGGGAGAGCCTCACCCCCGGCCACCCCGAACGGGGCGAGACCCCGGGGGTGGAGGTGACCACCGGCCCGCTCGGCCAGGGCTTCGCCAACGGGGTCGGCATGGCCATTGCCGAGCGCTACCTGGCCGCGCGCTTCAACCGGCCCGGCTTCGAGGTGGTGGGCCATCATACCTACGGCATCTGCAGCGACGGCGACCTGATGGAGGGGATCGCCGCCGAGGCGGCCTCGTTGGCCGGGCACCTGGGGCTGGGCCGGCTGATCTTTCTCTACGACGACAACCATATCTCCCTGGCCGCCGACACCCGCCTGAGCTTCACCGAGGACGTGGGTCGGCGCTTCGAGGCCTACGGCTGGCAGGTGCTGCGGGTGGCCGACGGCAATGACCTTTCAGCCATCGACCGGGCCCTCGCCGAGGCGCGGCGAGAGAACGCCCGCCCTTCGCTGGTCATGGTCAGCACCCATATCGGCTTCGGCAGCCCCCGCTTCCAGGACCGCTTCGAGGCCCACGGCGCGCCGCTGGGGGCCGAGGAGGTCCGGGCCACCAAGCGCAACCTCGGCTGGCCCGAGGAGCCCCCCTTTCATCTGCCGGAGGAGCTGATCGCCCAGTTCCGCCAGGCCGTCGAGCGGGGAGCGAAGCTGGAGGCGGCCTGGGCGGCGATGATGCACGAATACGACGATCGCTGGCCCGACCTGCGCGAGAAATGGGGGAGGGCGATCCGCGGCGAGCTCCCCCCCGGGTGGGACCGGGACATTCCCCGCTTCGCCGCCGACCACAAGCCGATCGCCACCCGCAGCGCCGGCGGCCAAGTGCTCAACGCCATCGCCCCGCGGGTCTTCAACCTGATCGGCGGCTCGGCCGACCTCGACCCTTCGACCAAAACCGCCCTCAAGGGGCGCGGCTGCTTCCAGCGTCCCGGCTGCGGCAGCGACAGCCTGCAGGGAGCCGAAAAGGGGGAGTGGGGCTATGCCGGGGCCAATATCGCCTTCGGCGTCAGGGAGCATGCCATGGGCGGGATTCTCAACGGCATGGCCGCCCACGGCGGCATCATCCCCTTCGGCAGCACCTTTCTGATCTTTTCCGACTACCTGCGCCCCGCCCTGCGCCTTGCGGCCCTGAGCCGCCTGGCGGTCAAGTACGTCTTCACCCACGATTCCACCGCCGTCGGCGAGGATGGACCCACCCACCAGCCCATCGAGCAGCTGGCGAGTTTCCGGGCCATGCCGAACCTGACGGTCATCCGCCCGGCCGATGCCAACGAGGTGGCGGAAGCCTGGAAGGTAGCCATGCAGATCGATGACGGTCCGGTGCTGCTAGTGATGAGTCGCCAGAACCTTCCGGTCCTCGACCGCAGCCAGCTCGCTCCGGCTGTCGGGCTGCGCCGCGGCGGCTACGTTCTGGCCGACCCGCCTCAGGGGAGCCCCGAGCTGATCCTGATCGCCACCGGTTCCGAGGTTCACCCGGCCCTGGCGGCCTGGCGGCAGCTCATCGCCGAGGGACGCCGGGTTCGCCTGGTGGGGATGCCCTCCTGTGAACTGTTTGACAAGCAATCTCGGGAATACCGCGACAGGGTGCTGCCCCCCCAGGTTACCGCCCGCCTGGCCGTCGAGGCGGGGGCGAGCCTCGGCTGGTACCGCTATGTCGGGCTGCAGGGAGAGGTGGTGGGCCTCGACCGCTTCGGCGCCTCGGCCCCGGGCGAGGTGACCCTGGCGCAATTCGGCTTCACGGCCGAAAACATCCTGCGGCGGGCCCTGGGCATGCTCGGCTGA
- a CDS encoding ABC transporter ATP-binding protein has protein sequence MSEAAPVIDVQGLTKSFSGKVVVNRLSLRVEPGEIFGFLGPNGSGKTTFIRMLCGLLRPDAGSGVCLGYDLLGEAEKIKPQIGYMAQHFSLYEDLSVRENLDFMARVYGVAGRRRAVERIMERMGLGGFAAQLAGTLSGGWKQRLALAACLLHQPRLLLLDEPTAGVDPKARRDFWDQVYALAAEGISALISTHYMDEAERCHRLAYLAYGDLLAAGTAEEVVAAAGLSTWAVSGRRMHELAERLKGVAGVEQVVPFGNTLHVSGHDATLLAESLGPFRAEGAYRWERTQTNLEEVFISLMQGRGGS, from the coding sequence ATGAGTGAGGCGGCGCCGGTCATCGACGTGCAGGGGCTGACCAAGTCCTTCTCCGGCAAGGTGGTGGTCAACCGCCTGTCGCTGCGCGTGGAGCCGGGGGAGATCTTCGGCTTTCTCGGCCCCAACGGCAGCGGCAAGACCACCTTCATCCGCATGCTCTGCGGGCTGCTGCGCCCCGATGCGGGCAGCGGCGTCTGCCTCGGCTACGACCTGCTCGGCGAGGCCGAGAAGATCAAGCCCCAGATCGGCTACATGGCCCAACACTTCAGCCTCTACGAGGATCTGAGCGTGCGCGAGAACCTCGATTTCATGGCCCGGGTCTACGGCGTCGCCGGGCGCCGGCGGGCGGTCGAGCGGATCATGGAGCGCATGGGGCTGGGAGGTTTCGCCGCGCAGCTGGCCGGGACCCTCTCCGGGGGGTGGAAACAGCGCCTGGCGCTGGCCGCCTGCCTGCTGCACCAGCCCCGGCTGCTGCTGCTCGACGAGCCGACCGCCGGGGTCGACCCCAAGGCCCGGCGCGACTTCTGGGACCAGGTCTACGCCCTGGCCGCCGAAGGAATCAGCGCCCTGATCAGCACCCACTACATGGACGAGGCGGAGCGCTGCCACCGCCTGGCCTACCTGGCCTACGGCGACCTGCTCGCCGCCGGCACCGCCGAGGAGGTGGTGGCCGCCGCGGGGCTCTCGACCTGGGCGGTGTCGGGGCGCCGCATGCACGAGCTGGCCGAGCGGCTCAAGGGGGTAGCGGGGGTGGAGCAGGTGGTCCCCTTCGGCAACACCTTGCACGTCAGCGGCCACGACGCCACGCTGCTGGCCGAGTCGCTGGGCCCCTTCCGCGCCGAGGGCGCCTACCGCTGGGAGCGGACCCAGACCAACCTCGAGGAGGTCTTCATCAGCCTGATGCAGGGGCGCGGGGGGAGCTGA
- a CDS encoding glucosidase family protein, translating to MFLRWFPWKQLVSRMAKSRGMVDPVGLLSRLESFGQPIEVREPLELLRAGVVFHARGLLNTSAIQHNLDWIWPYWVERQYDPLDPSFIPRAFSITHINLTHRNWTAIGTPDEDQLPIVDPRGLLTPFYDGWSLDYWLVRNGGTWLVPSQLERVEQRLELLRGLAVVTTARQQDQELSARASVELESGAPVCRLELAARSLEPAWLVVSLRPYNPEGISFVHRIEAENGLGGWRIERQRSIHFDPPAQSFRFSDYHQGDVHTRLFHNDPAQAISCKVGMATAAALYPVDGSGTRVRVDIPLETRSRFGRRAARRPPWAEALAGGATARLPDPRFQMLFDAAVRSLLLHSPGEVYPGPYTYKRFWFRDAAFILHGLLCLGFRQRVERVLDSFPARQTAAGFFFSQEGEWDSNGEALWIMDRFCLLTGRRAKEEWVQAIQRGARWIQRKRLPEGGDPRYAGLLPPGFSAEHLGPNDYYYWDDFWGVAGLRAAAELLESRQQSTLAAELLDEADRFEAAIARSLELAAERLGCPGMPASPTRRLDCGAIGSLAAGYPLQLFEPHDPRLLATVEFLLQRSLVGGGFFQDVIHSGINPYLTLHLAQVLLRAGDPRALELFRTVAELASPTGQWPEAVHPRTGGGCMGDGHHVWAAAEWILMQRNAFFREEGGALILGSGIFPEWLEQEDSIAFGPGPTAFGPITLTIRPRGDLIRVQWDAEWRRPPEAIEVRLPGHPPVVVGPEVFTIDLQRAAP from the coding sequence ATGTTTCTGCGCTGGTTTCCCTGGAAGCAGCTGGTAAGCCGCATGGCCAAGTCCCGCGGCATGGTCGACCCCGTCGGCCTGCTTTCCCGGCTGGAGAGCTTCGGCCAGCCCATCGAGGTCCGGGAGCCTCTGGAGCTGCTGCGCGCCGGGGTGGTCTTTCATGCCCGGGGGCTGCTCAACACCAGCGCCATCCAGCACAACCTGGACTGGATCTGGCCCTACTGGGTCGAGCGCCAGTACGATCCGCTGGACCCTTCCTTCATCCCCCGGGCGTTCTCCATCACCCACATCAACCTGACCCACCGCAACTGGACCGCCATCGGCACCCCCGACGAGGATCAGCTCCCCATCGTCGATCCCCGGGGCCTGCTCACCCCCTTCTATGACGGGTGGTCCCTGGACTACTGGCTGGTGCGCAACGGGGGCACCTGGCTGGTCCCTTCCCAGCTGGAAAGGGTGGAGCAGCGCCTCGAGTTGCTGCGCGGCCTGGCGGTAGTCACCACCGCCCGCCAGCAGGACCAGGAGCTGAGCGCCCGCGCCTCGGTGGAGCTGGAGAGCGGGGCCCCGGTCTGCCGGCTTGAACTCGCGGCGCGCAGCCTGGAGCCGGCCTGGCTTGTCGTTTCGCTGCGCCCCTACAACCCCGAGGGGATCAGCTTCGTCCACCGCATCGAGGCCGAAAACGGCCTGGGCGGCTGGCGGATCGAGCGCCAGCGAAGCATCCACTTCGACCCGCCGGCGCAGAGCTTTCGTTTTTCCGACTACCACCAGGGGGACGTGCACACCAGGCTGTTCCACAACGATCCGGCCCAGGCGATCAGCTGCAAGGTGGGGATGGCCACCGCGGCGGCCCTCTACCCCGTGGACGGGTCCGGAACCAGAGTCCGGGTCGACATCCCCCTGGAGACCCGGTCCCGCTTCGGCCGCCGGGCGGCCAGACGCCCCCCCTGGGCCGAAGCCCTCGCCGGCGGGGCCACCGCCCGCCTGCCCGACCCGCGGTTCCAGATGCTCTTCGACGCAGCGGTCCGTTCGCTGCTCCTGCATTCGCCCGGCGAAGTCTATCCCGGGCCCTACACCTACAAGCGCTTCTGGTTTCGCGACGCCGCCTTCATCCTCCACGGGCTGCTCTGCCTCGGCTTCAGACAACGGGTGGAGCGGGTGCTCGACAGCTTCCCCGCGCGGCAGACCGCGGCGGGCTTTTTCTTCTCCCAGGAGGGCGAGTGGGATTCCAACGGCGAGGCGCTCTGGATCATGGACCGCTTCTGCCTTCTCACCGGCAGGAGGGCCAAGGAGGAGTGGGTCCAGGCCATCCAGCGCGGAGCCCGCTGGATCCAGCGCAAGCGCCTCCCCGAGGGGGGTGACCCGCGCTACGCGGGGCTGCTTCCGCCCGGTTTCAGCGCCGAGCACCTCGGGCCCAACGATTACTACTACTGGGACGATTTCTGGGGTGTCGCGGGACTGCGCGCCGCCGCCGAACTGCTCGAGTCGCGCCAGCAATCCACCCTCGCGGCAGAGCTGCTCGACGAGGCCGACCGGTTTGAGGCAGCCATCGCCCGCAGCCTGGAACTGGCCGCCGAGCGTCTGGGGTGCCCCGGCATGCCCGCCTCCCCTACCCGGCGCCTGGACTGCGGGGCCATCGGCTCGCTGGCGGCGGGCTACCCCCTGCAGCTGTTCGAGCCCCACGACCCGCGGTTGCTTGCCACGGTGGAGTTTCTGCTCCAGCGATCCCTGGTCGGAGGCGGATTTTTCCAGGATGTCATCCACTCGGGGATCAACCCCTATCTCACCCTGCACCTGGCCCAGGTGCTGCTGCGGGCCGGCGACCCGCGGGCCCTCGAGCTGTTTCGGACCGTGGCGGAGCTGGCCTCGCCTACCGGCCAGTGGCCCGAGGCGGTGCATCCCCGCACCGGCGGCGGCTGCATGGGCGACGGCCACCACGTCTGGGCAGCCGCCGAGTGGATTCTGATGCAGCGCAACGCTTTTTTCCGTGAGGAAGGCGGCGCTCTGATCCTTGGCTCGGGCATCTTTCCCGAGTGGCTCGAGCAGGAGGATTCCATCGCCTTCGGCCCGGGCCCCACGGCATTCGGGCCGATAACCCTGACCATCCGCCCCCGGGGGGACCTGATCCGGGTCCAGTGGGACGCCGAATGGCGCCGGCCGCCGGAAGCCATCGAGGTGCGGCTCCCCGGTCACCCACCGGTGGTGGTCGGCCCGGAAGTCTTCACCATCGATCTGCAGCGGGCGGCCCCATGA
- a CDS encoding ABC transporter permease has translation MGRGGLLRFSFARFWAMVGKEFVQMRRDRVTFAMMLGIPIMQMVLFGFAINADPRHLPTAVLTADQGVFARSIVAAMGNSDYFRLVKSVDSEAEAERLIELGEVQFVLSVPEQFSRRLIRGERPALLLTADATDPAATSNALAAFRVLAESALARDLEGPLRHLRREQAPLEVIVHPRFNPEAITQYNIVPGLMGVVLTMTLVIITALAITRERERGTMENLLATPVRPLEVMIGKILPYIIVGYLQMGFILLAAHYLFRVPLVGSLPLLLAVSLLFIAANLGVGLTFSTLARNQLQAMQMAFFFFLPSILLSGFMFPFRGMPLWAQRIGEVLPLTHYLRIVRGILLKGNGLTEILPNLWPIAAFLAVALAIGLKRFRRTLD, from the coding sequence ATGGGGCGGGGCGGGCTGCTGAGATTTTCCTTCGCGCGCTTCTGGGCCATGGTCGGCAAGGAGTTCGTGCAGATGCGCCGCGACCGGGTGACCTTCGCCATGATGCTGGGGATCCCGATCATGCAGATGGTGCTGTTCGGCTTCGCCATCAACGCCGACCCCCGCCACCTGCCCACCGCGGTGCTGACCGCCGACCAGGGGGTGTTCGCCCGCAGCATCGTCGCCGCCATGGGCAACAGCGATTATTTCCGCCTGGTGAAGAGCGTGGACAGCGAGGCCGAGGCCGAGCGGCTCATCGAACTGGGCGAGGTCCAGTTCGTGCTCAGCGTCCCCGAGCAGTTCTCCCGCCGGCTGATACGCGGCGAGCGCCCGGCGCTGCTGTTGACCGCCGATGCCACCGACCCGGCGGCCACCAGCAACGCCCTGGCCGCCTTCCGGGTGCTCGCCGAGTCGGCCCTGGCCCGCGACCTCGAAGGGCCGCTGCGCCACCTGCGCCGGGAGCAGGCGCCGCTGGAGGTGATCGTCCACCCGCGCTTCAACCCCGAGGCCATCACCCAGTACAACATCGTCCCGGGGCTGATGGGGGTGGTGCTGACCATGACCCTGGTGATCATCACCGCCCTGGCCATCACCCGCGAGCGCGAACGGGGCACCATGGAGAACCTGCTCGCCACCCCGGTGCGGCCGCTGGAGGTGATGATCGGCAAGATCCTGCCCTACATCATCGTCGGCTACCTGCAGATGGGCTTCATCCTGCTCGCCGCCCACTACCTGTTCCGGGTGCCGCTGGTGGGGAGCCTGCCGCTGCTGCTGGCCGTCTCGCTGCTGTTTATCGCCGCCAACCTCGGGGTCGGACTGACCTTCTCGACCCTGGCCCGCAACCAGCTGCAGGCGATGCAGATGGCGTTTTTCTTCTTTCTCCCCTCGATCCTGCTCTCGGGCTTCATGTTCCCCTTTCGCGGCATGCCGCTGTGGGCCCAGCGCATCGGCGAGGTGCTGCCGCTCACCCACTACCTGCGCATCGTGCGTGGCATCCTGCTCAAGGGCAACGGACTGACCGAGATCCTGCCCAACCTCTGGCCCATCGCCGCCTTCCTGGCGGTGGCCCTGGCCATCGGCCTCAAGCGCTTCCGGCGGACGCTGGATTAG